One Glycine soja cultivar W05 chromosome 7, ASM419377v2, whole genome shotgun sequence genomic window, AAAGGAAGATAGAACAAAATATTTTGGATAGAATTTAGAGAACGAGAATGCTTTATTATTCAAGAGAAAATGTAGTCAATAGGTTCTACGTaccatccatatatatatatatatatatatagattcttGATAGACTAGTGGAGACTATTCCCTAGGATAATAATTACCGATGTAACTTCCTAGACACTAATGCCTATGAATATTAAAAGCATTGAAACACGAGATACACAAACATACTATTTAATTTCATTACTTTTAACAAATTATTGTATATACTGGGATCAAAGTATACTGTATCGAAGCTTGCTTGTTTGCATATATCTTAATTTCTACATATGACATGTCTGTGGTCTTGCCATATGCAGGTCCAGAATCCTCATAACATTAAATACAATGGAACAGTACAAGGCCTAAAATATATATGGAGGACTGAAGGATTCCGTGGACTTTTCAAAGGGAATGGTACTAATTGTGCTAGAATTGTCCCTAATTCTGCTGTTAAGTTCTTCAGTTATGAGCAAGCTTCTAAGTAAGTTTTTCTTTAGATACAAAACAATGTGAGGACTGCCTTATTGTTTAGTATCTTTTTTGTTGGTTTTCATTCGGGGGACTATTATACCAAATGCCAATCATCTTATGCAATCCTCTcttaatattttccttttcctaCATGGTTTTATTTAAATAGGGTTACTCCAGcggctaacattttttcttaatatttcaGTGTATCCCACTTCATATCTTTAAACTCTGTCTCctgcttatttttttcttcctaatcATTCCTTCCTATTATGACAGAGGTATACTGCATCTGTATCAGCAGCAAACTGGAAATGGTATGTTCatgttttccatttttttcttgaaataatTTGCATTTAgtcaagatattttttttagtagagcAAGCAAGGGCAAGTACAaatttgattgatgattgatgAGTTGGACAGGGAAGCTCTGCTTTCTGGAAAATTCTTCATTtttggttattattatttttgtacttATATCCACTTATGGCAACACTGGCTGAAACaaacttcattttctctttgaaTTGACAAAAACTTTGTTGATATTTAAACCCTTCTGGCTGTCTGTCTAATTATGTTCTCTTGTGCTTTCTGCAGAGGATGCTCAGCTGACTCCTCTTTTACGTCTTGGAGCTGGAGCATGTGCTGGAATAATTGCTATGTCTGCAACTTATCCAATGGATATGGTTCGAGGCAGGATTACTGTGcaggtattttcttttttatttttatttttaccgaATGCTTGCTTTTCTTGTTGTGAGCTAGAATGGTAGCTGAAAATACATCTTCTAATAATCGTAAAAttaaaacttcgtaccccattgcccggaggctcttcgctatgcgaaggtatgggggagggatgttgtacgcagtcttacccttgcatatgcaaagaggttgTTTCCgaattcgaacccatgaccaacaagtcaccaaggcacaactttaccgctgcaccagggctcgccctcaatAATCGTAAAAttaaatggagaaaaaaaaaacttcagtgTATCCATGTTTTTGTGGTCTTCATTGTTGGCAGAAACTCTGAAAGTTCATTGCCTTTTATTTGCAGACTGAGGCATCCCCATATCAGTACAGAGGAATGTTTCATGCTTTGTCTACTGTGCTTAGGGAAGAAGGTCCTCGTGCTTTATATAAGGGCTGGCTTCCTTCAGTTATTGGAGTTGTGAGTAACATTTTCATAATATATCTTCTCTTTATAAAGATGATGGTTATGTTTATGATCCTGAAGATGGATTTATAACAAATGCTAACATCTTTAATTACAATCTTCGTGGAAATTGGGAACTGAACTTCTTCTTAGATTGCTTGGTATAGTTATATGCATCTATCTTGTATTCCCTCCTTTACCTTTTCTTTGTGAGCAATCAGTTAGCACACGCTTGAACctgtttactttttttaaaaaaaagatttttaactGTTGAACTCTTAATAAATGGCTTGAGTGGGTTGATCCTTTTTTACAATTTACTTAGTTTTTCAAAACTGTTTGACATGAACTTCTAACAATATTTGGCCCTTTGCTTTATCAATCCTTTTTGGCATTTCTTATAGGTGCAGGATATTAGGAAGGGTATGCATCTGGGTTTTCTGTTAGGTCATAACTGTTTGTAGTAGGTTAGATACAGCTATTCATTTAGTCGTGCATTACTGTTAGATAGAAGATAGATAGGAGAAACATTAAATTTAGTTTCAAACAGAACTTGAGTCAAACTATATCACTCAGGTTACTCCTAATATTCATGCAATTAAATTTATAGGGATCTAAAAGTTTACTGTTCTGCAACTTTCTCTGCATGCTTTATGCTTCAGAAATCAGAACTATAAGGGACTATTGGACCGAGTCATATTGTAATTTTGCATAGAATCAAGCCCTCTTCTTGGGTGCTTCTGTCAGAATTAATACTCTCGTGCTCTCTTTTCCGCAGATTCCTTATGTAGGTCTCAACTTTGCTGTCTATGAGTCTCTAaaagattatttaattaaatccaACCCATTTGGTCTAGTTGAAAATTCTGAGTTGAGTGTGACAACACGCCTGGCTTGTGGTGCTGCTGCTGGAACTGTTGGACAAACTGTTGCTTACCCTCTTGACGTTATCCGTCGAAGAATGCAGATGGTCGGTTGGAACCATGCTGCTTCTGTTCTAACTGGCGATGGAAGAGGCAAAGTTCCACTGGAATACACTGGAATGGTTGATGCATTCAGAAAAACTGTTCAGCATGAGGGATTTGGTGCATTATACAAGGGTCTGGTGCCCAACTCTGTAAAGGTTAGTCTTCATCTGATGCTCATGATCTATTCTATCTAAATTGTATTATAGACTTTTTCTTGTCTGAAAAAGAAGGTTTGCATTTCCTACCATCATTTTAGAATCTAGATTCTAGAGTAAGATCACTGTTCTAAGGTCACTAGAAAGGCAGAAAATTTGCATGACAGTTTCACATGACATGGATGACTCCTATGTGGGATTCCCTCAATCATTCTCTGCTGACATAAACCTCTGATATAATAAGCTTGCCTGATTAACCAAAAGCCAAGATTGCAACACTAATTGCTTTGGTTGAGCCACACATTGagttattgattttattaactAGTTGATGGTTACAGATTAAGATAACAGCAGACATGCACACTAGCTAAACTCAGGATTGTTTACAAATTTTTTACTGTATGCATGGTCTCAAAAATTAGGATTGCTGTTGAATTTCTTTACTTGTGTTCAAGAACCATGCAAAGAGATCTTTGAGTAGATAATTCCATTTGTTTGATGAAACTACCTAATGGTCCTTTCAAGCTTGGTGTTTAAATTTTTCTCATTTCCCTTGCACTGTAGTCTTTGCAATGTTAAAGAACttgtatattttgttaaataaatttacCTGAACTTATTGCTTAATGGCCTTGTTTTTGTTTATAGCATTCTTTAACTCATTTGATGTTTCACAGGTGGTCCCATCGATAGCAATTGCATTCGTAACATATGAGGTGGTGAAGGACATTTTAGGAGTTGAGATCAGAATATCGGACTAAAGTTTGATAACCTCAGATATCTGTTCACCTGGTGtggtttttctttgttttcttttttgtaggCAAGGGGATGCAGAGATGGTAACTTACagatattttcttgtttttcatCTCTCCAAGGATGAGTTTAGAAACTCTTAGAGATAGTGTCCATAAATTTATTCCCTTGTTCTATTTGTTTTCCTTGTTCTATTTGTCCATAATAAGTGTTGTGGAAAAACAATGCAAGGACATATCTTCCTAGCTTTCTGCACTAGTTGAGAAATCATTTTTCTTAGTGGAATTTGCATTTAACTGAAATTTGCTCGCCTCTACCCCCTTCCTATCCATGGATTATTATATGGTTTTGAATGATTAACGTTTGCTGCTGTGACAATGTTTTTTACTCTTCTTTTGGGAGTCAATTAGAAATAGCAGGGTTGGACGAACACTCTATTTCTGTTTTGCTAGCCCATTGAAATGTAGCGAACACCTTTTCTGTCCATTTATGCTCAACTGAATTTTGTTTCCCAAACTATTCAGCATTCCAAGTCAAAGCTAGAACCATCAAGTTGAAACTATTTAGCCATATATTATAATACTTTATTTAGGGTTACAAACACTATAATTAGTAACTAGGTAATAGGGACAAGTAGTCaatttctctctttcatttctAGTCTAATACTTGTGCATTGTTTGGTTACTTTGGTATTTTAATTGCGTGATGAATAACAACTGAAATGCACGATGGCAGATGACACCGTGGGCACAGGAGTTAACTTTTTGGTGCTGGCGTTGTCCCCATCCTCTTCACTCTGATGAACCACAGCTTCTGATGCTATTGGGATAACTTGATGTAGACCAActtttcaaaacaaattttgtaGGAACATCCTTTTTCCTCTTTATGTTGATTTGTAATCCTCCGTGGTAGAAAGATATTACATTTTTCTTCCGTGGCTGATCATAATGGATGAGTACGCAACGCTTAATTAGATGTCAATAACTGAGTGCTACAACaatctttaagagaatttaCTTCCCCCTGTTgcgtttacaaaaaaaataaaagtagcaGCAGGATTTCATGTGCCAAATTTTAATCCCCTTTAAACTTAAAGAAATTatcataaatacatttttcttcaatattttgttttcctGAAGCCCTACCCAAAATGCGGTCTCAAGGTCTTTGGATATAAAATGTTAAGCTTTACCTTTAGTCTCTTGATGATGTCTCTTTATTTCTATTCTTCTGCCATATTCTCTTTCTCTACTAAAAAAACGCATCATGGatcacaaattaattaatgtgagcTTCCATATGTGCATGCTCATAAGTTAGTAAAAGTAGCTATGGGAGAGGATTCCCAGCTAATGACACGGGCTTAATTAGAACCTGCAAACATTGATACAATTTGTCTCAATTCCATGTTTCTTTGTTTGAATAATCCTTCTCCAAATGTGAAGTTATTCGTTGATCCTTGGTTCTTTGTTTGGTTCGtaacattgaaaaaataatatattaaaaagttatatcaaACTTAAGTCAAGTTTTGAGTGAAATCAAGTCTTATTGAGTCAGTTAAGCAAGGTCCAATTTGACTGAACTCATTTCTAAtcctaatttaataaatattcatgATAACAACCTATCACTGGTACAAGAAATAAATATAGTTATCTTTGAGATGGTAATttcagaaatatttttaaaaagacaaatataTGTTTCCTATAAGGCTAAAGATAAGTTAGGTTGAGTCGagaattcaataaaaatttacttGTGTTTAACTTACTTaactttaatatgattttttttagtttgaactTAACTCGATTTAAGTGTGCAAATAACTCGATTCAactcattaatttgattaaatttaaaattatattttacatttatttatttcataaaaattgaaattaattaaaagaaaatcaattgtatgaatttataatataaaatccgTTTAGTTCAACCCGTTTcattgattcaattttaaattataattattattttttatttcatacaaaaaataaaaataatattaaactaattaaaaagtcaattatacaaatatagcatgtaaagtatattattatatatacatcCTATAAATATTCGAGTTATTTCATAAACCAATTAAACTatacataatttaaattcaacttatttatcaataaactaagtttttaattcaatttcaaaccaAATTTAGGAAATCAGTCATTAAATAGAATCTCTAATTATGTTCAAACTGGTTTggtttattgtaaattttaagtATAATGATGAAGTACAAACGAACAAATAATTGTTTTACTATAAATCATgatttaaatgaaatatttttatggataaatagTGATTTTTGCTTTTGAATGTGTAGAGTGCGGACAAATTCAttcttgaaagataaaaattcaatttttagtccTCAAAAGTGAAAAAGATGTAACAAATTCACTCGTCCGTTAATCTCTGCTCGTTATCGTTAATGAAAGAGCCTATGTGACACACGGGGACGAAAATGTCACAATAATGATTGTCAACATAACTATTAGATAGATTAAACCAAAATGTCAGTAAGCTACCATTAGACcaaatgttagtaatttttcATTGGACTAAAATGTGAGTAATTTTTTTGAACCAAAATGTCATTACGTCTTCATTAGACTAAAATGTTAGTAAGCTACCATTGgaccaaaatataattaattttccattggacaaaaatatcaatatttttttggatcaAGATGTCAGTGTGTTTCCATTGGATTAATTTGTCATACCCCAAATTTCGTtttatttaaggataaaatattatttaatcttcatcttcctctttttttttatcattgtcagcataacattacaataaacacttaaaaatattaaaacaaatataagttagaaaaaacataataataagcataatattgattaCTAAACATAATATGTCTATTGTTATGAAATTTCTAATGTGAAAATACTTTAGCCAAAATATgagattcaaataaaaatacacaaccaTTAAgttaattcttacaaaaaataaGACTCGACTTAATTTTGTTACTACCTAATATTGTCAcaatagaaaattttcaaaattaacattttaccaatgtacaaaaataatcattataacAACGTACTAATCATTACAAAATTTTCCAAATTATAATTAGTCAGAATTTACTATAAGTAAAAGATAAACATATCTCATATTTCacttcttcaaatcttggtagcGGGGCAGCCCTAGTGTGGATATGAAACTCATGTAATTCGGTTGGTTCATCCTATGAGATGATACATCTAGgaatataattcaaatttgtGTTGAAGGCCTAATTCTAAACACAATTGACAATGGTGGAGGTATGAAGTTTGTTTCCTACAACAATTATAAATAGTGATTAGTTatgaataacacaatttaaCAATAACTGATCACTTATATGTAAAAGTCACTCACAACATTAGGAGTTGGAACACTTTGACTAGTAGTTGGAGTTGAAGCACTTTcagttttcaaaattaactGCATATTGTTTAACTTGTGGAGAAAATTGAGAGCAGTTAATCTCATCCTACAAATatgtaacatctaacataaaataacttgtaagcatcaataaaaataattaatcaaattttaaaaaatgttactagTTGTTGTGGTTGCATTTGAGTTACAATGTTTGTTAAAgtaattatgcttattaatcaatattatgttatttgttttaatttgtgtttgttttcctaattttttaagtgtttattgtaatgttatgcttacaacgataaa contains:
- the LOC114418332 gene encoding mitochondrial adenine nucleotide transporter ADNT1-like; this encodes MASENVKTGDSAVTTIVNLAEEAKLAREGVVKAPSYALASICKSLVAGGVAGGVSRTAVAPLERLKILLQVQNPHNIKYNGTVQGLKYIWRTEGFRGLFKGNGTNCARIVPNSAVKFFSYEQASKGILHLYQQQTGNEDAQLTPLLRLGAGACAGIIAMSATYPMDMVRGRITVQTEASPYQYRGMFHALSTVLREEGPRALYKGWLPSVIGVIPYVGLNFAVYESLKDYLIKSNPFGLVENSELSVTTRLACGAAAGTVGQTVAYPLDVIRRRMQMVGWNHAASVLTGDGRGKVPLEYTGMVDAFRKTVQHEGFGALYKGLVPNSVKVVPSIAIAFVTYEVVKDILGVEIRISD